A DNA window from Vespula vulgaris chromosome 18, iyVesVulg1.1, whole genome shotgun sequence contains the following coding sequences:
- the LOC127070436 gene encoding solute carrier family 41 member 1-like isoform X2, with protein MCIFGYLLEELFYNDFDEQCKEPLLPEKHNSNRMTPTDGRSRATSESNATVGTNTNTTIPNNNNNNSSNGSGNGNSNGPNMTNSVTANSTGHEECMEVTIFDENYDNNRLPDVVAESKIYGVLDEEEPTESYCAITIQVFIPFLIAGLGMVGAGLVLDLVQHWVVFDKVNELMILVPALLGLKGNLEMTLASRLSTQANLGHMDTPKQQWYMIVGNLVLIQCQAIVVGFLGSVVAIVMGAFRNGTVSLDHAYLLCASSLVTASLASFVLGLITAGVIVFSRHCHINPDNVATPIAASLGDITSLALLSWISTILYESIDKQDWLAPLVIACYVLVTPLWVWIAKRNKYTNDVLYSGWTPVMVAMLISSCGGLILEFMVSRFENLTVFQPVINGVGGNLVAVQASRISTALHKQAELGTLLIPPGQTHPVIFITPIANFFGKGIHARTTRVLMSMVIPGHIIFIYLINYMKDGNASLTPLFVFVYLCAAVLQVAALLYIAYIMIHWMWKRKIDPDNSAIPYLTAMGDLLGISLLAIAFQFLYLVGDQDYGDQMKP; from the exons atGTGCATATTTGGATACTTGCTCGAGGAATTATTCTACAATGATTTCGA TGAGCAATGTAAGGAGCCTCTGCTTCCGGAGAAGCATAATTCCAACAGGATGACACCAACCGATGGCCGATCACGCGCAACTTCTGAATCGAATGCCACAGTTGgcaccaacaccaacaccaccatccccaacaacaataacaacaacagcagtAATGGTAGCGGGAATGGTAATAGCAATGGCCCTAACATGACCAATTCGGTCACGGCCAATTCCACCGGCCATGAAGAGTGTATGGAAGTGACGATCTTCGATGAGAATTATGATAACAACCGTCTTCCTGATGTCGTCGCTGAAAGTAAAATCTACGGAGTGTTGGACGAGGAGGAGCCAACGGAATCTTACTGTGCCATAACCATTCAAGTTTTCATACCATTCCTGATAGCTGGCCTTGGCATGGTTGGAGCGGGATTGGTCCTCGATTTGGTCCAA CACTGGGTTGTGTTTGATAAAGTGAACGAACTGATGATCCTGGTGCCAGCACTTTTAGGTCTAAAAGGTAATCTAGAAATGACTTTGGCGTCTCGTCTCTCTACACAAGCGAATCTTGGACACATGGACACGCCTAAACAACAGTGGTACATGATCGTTGGGAATCTCGTTTTGATACAA TGTCAAGCTATAGTCGTTGGTTTTCTGGGCTCAGTCGTGGCAATTGTTATGGGTGCTTTCCGAAATGGTACAGTTTCGTTGGATCATGCGTATCTCTTATGTGCTAGCAGCCTGGTAACAGCATCCTTGGCTTCCTTCGTTCTCGGTTTGATAACCGCTGGCGTGATAGTCTTCTCACGTCACTGTCACATCAATCCTGACAATGTAGCAACGCCGATAGCTGCTAGTCTTGGTGACATCACGTCTTTAGCCCTTCTATCATGGATCTCAACGATCCtttacgaatcgatcgataaacagGATTGGCTGGCACCACTCGTTATTGCATGCTACGTTCTTGTAACACCGCTTTGGGTTTGGATTgccaaaagaaacaaatataccAACGATGTGCTCTATTCTGGATGGACACCTGTCATGGTCGCCATGTTGATCAGCag TTGCGGTGGTTTGATTCTCGAGTTCATGGTCTCACGCTTCGAAAATCTCACGGTTTTTCAACCTGTGATCAATGGAGTTGGTGGAAATCTTGTTGCTGTACAAGCTAGTAGAATATCAACGGCTCTTCACAAGCAAGCCGAACTAGGAACGCTTTTGATACCACCAGGTCAAACTCATCCTGTCATTTTCATTACACCAATAGCTAATTTCTTCGGCAAAG GTATACACGCAAGAACAACAAGAGTATTGATGTCTATGGTGATACCCGGtcacattattttcatttatctaattaattacatgAAAGACGGTAATGCATCGTTAACGCCTCTATTCGTTTTCGTATATCTTTGCGCTGCTGTATTACAAGTGGCTGCACTTTTGTATATCGCCTATATAATGATCCATTGGatgtggaaaagaaaaatagatccTGATAATTCGGCTATACCTTATTTAACTGCTATGGGTGATCTACTTGGCATCAGTTTACTTGCGATCgcctttcaatttttatatctcgttGGTGATCAGGATTATGGTGATCAGATGAAGCCCTGA
- the LOC127070436 gene encoding solute carrier family 41 member 1-like isoform X1: MIEGQVHQLPVRLPPDKTQPAQTSQPNTAKFENEQCKEPLLPEKHNSNRMTPTDGRSRATSESNATVGTNTNTTIPNNNNNNSSNGSGNGNSNGPNMTNSVTANSTGHEECMEVTIFDENYDNNRLPDVVAESKIYGVLDEEEPTESYCAITIQVFIPFLIAGLGMVGAGLVLDLVQHWVVFDKVNELMILVPALLGLKGNLEMTLASRLSTQANLGHMDTPKQQWYMIVGNLVLIQCQAIVVGFLGSVVAIVMGAFRNGTVSLDHAYLLCASSLVTASLASFVLGLITAGVIVFSRHCHINPDNVATPIAASLGDITSLALLSWISTILYESIDKQDWLAPLVIACYVLVTPLWVWIAKRNKYTNDVLYSGWTPVMVAMLISSCGGLILEFMVSRFENLTVFQPVINGVGGNLVAVQASRISTALHKQAELGTLLIPPGQTHPVIFITPIANFFGKGIHARTTRVLMSMVIPGHIIFIYLINYMKDGNASLTPLFVFVYLCAAVLQVAALLYIAYIMIHWMWKRKIDPDNSAIPYLTAMGDLLGISLLAIAFQFLYLVGDQDYGDQMKP; encoded by the exons ATGATAGAGGGCCAGGTACATCAACTTCCGGTGAGGCTACCGCCTGACAAGACGCAGCCTGCTCAAACATCCCAGCCGAACACCGCCAAGTTCGAAAA TGAGCAATGTAAGGAGCCTCTGCTTCCGGAGAAGCATAATTCCAACAGGATGACACCAACCGATGGCCGATCACGCGCAACTTCTGAATCGAATGCCACAGTTGgcaccaacaccaacaccaccatccccaacaacaataacaacaacagcagtAATGGTAGCGGGAATGGTAATAGCAATGGCCCTAACATGACCAATTCGGTCACGGCCAATTCCACCGGCCATGAAGAGTGTATGGAAGTGACGATCTTCGATGAGAATTATGATAACAACCGTCTTCCTGATGTCGTCGCTGAAAGTAAAATCTACGGAGTGTTGGACGAGGAGGAGCCAACGGAATCTTACTGTGCCATAACCATTCAAGTTTTCATACCATTCCTGATAGCTGGCCTTGGCATGGTTGGAGCGGGATTGGTCCTCGATTTGGTCCAA CACTGGGTTGTGTTTGATAAAGTGAACGAACTGATGATCCTGGTGCCAGCACTTTTAGGTCTAAAAGGTAATCTAGAAATGACTTTGGCGTCTCGTCTCTCTACACAAGCGAATCTTGGACACATGGACACGCCTAAACAACAGTGGTACATGATCGTTGGGAATCTCGTTTTGATACAA TGTCAAGCTATAGTCGTTGGTTTTCTGGGCTCAGTCGTGGCAATTGTTATGGGTGCTTTCCGAAATGGTACAGTTTCGTTGGATCATGCGTATCTCTTATGTGCTAGCAGCCTGGTAACAGCATCCTTGGCTTCCTTCGTTCTCGGTTTGATAACCGCTGGCGTGATAGTCTTCTCACGTCACTGTCACATCAATCCTGACAATGTAGCAACGCCGATAGCTGCTAGTCTTGGTGACATCACGTCTTTAGCCCTTCTATCATGGATCTCAACGATCCtttacgaatcgatcgataaacagGATTGGCTGGCACCACTCGTTATTGCATGCTACGTTCTTGTAACACCGCTTTGGGTTTGGATTgccaaaagaaacaaatataccAACGATGTGCTCTATTCTGGATGGACACCTGTCATGGTCGCCATGTTGATCAGCag TTGCGGTGGTTTGATTCTCGAGTTCATGGTCTCACGCTTCGAAAATCTCACGGTTTTTCAACCTGTGATCAATGGAGTTGGTGGAAATCTTGTTGCTGTACAAGCTAGTAGAATATCAACGGCTCTTCACAAGCAAGCCGAACTAGGAACGCTTTTGATACCACCAGGTCAAACTCATCCTGTCATTTTCATTACACCAATAGCTAATTTCTTCGGCAAAG GTATACACGCAAGAACAACAAGAGTATTGATGTCTATGGTGATACCCGGtcacattattttcatttatctaattaattacatgAAAGACGGTAATGCATCGTTAACGCCTCTATTCGTTTTCGTATATCTTTGCGCTGCTGTATTACAAGTGGCTGCACTTTTGTATATCGCCTATATAATGATCCATTGGatgtggaaaagaaaaatagatccTGATAATTCGGCTATACCTTATTTAACTGCTATGGGTGATCTACTTGGCATCAGTTTACTTGCGATCgcctttcaatttttatatctcgttGGTGATCAGGATTATGGTGATCAGATGAAGCCCTGA
- the LOC127070436 gene encoding solute carrier family 41 member 1-like isoform X3: MHLGFDLAREQCKEPLLPEKHNSNRMTPTDGRSRATSESNATVGTNTNTTIPNNNNNNSSNGSGNGNSNGPNMTNSVTANSTGHEECMEVTIFDENYDNNRLPDVVAESKIYGVLDEEEPTESYCAITIQVFIPFLIAGLGMVGAGLVLDLVQHWVVFDKVNELMILVPALLGLKGNLEMTLASRLSTQANLGHMDTPKQQWYMIVGNLVLIQCQAIVVGFLGSVVAIVMGAFRNGTVSLDHAYLLCASSLVTASLASFVLGLITAGVIVFSRHCHINPDNVATPIAASLGDITSLALLSWISTILYESIDKQDWLAPLVIACYVLVTPLWVWIAKRNKYTNDVLYSGWTPVMVAMLISSCGGLILEFMVSRFENLTVFQPVINGVGGNLVAVQASRISTALHKQAELGTLLIPPGQTHPVIFITPIANFFGKGIHARTTRVLMSMVIPGHIIFIYLINYMKDGNASLTPLFVFVYLCAAVLQVAALLYIAYIMIHWMWKRKIDPDNSAIPYLTAMGDLLGISLLAIAFQFLYLVGDQDYGDQMKP, from the exons ATGCATCTTGGCTTCGATTTAGCTCG TGAGCAATGTAAGGAGCCTCTGCTTCCGGAGAAGCATAATTCCAACAGGATGACACCAACCGATGGCCGATCACGCGCAACTTCTGAATCGAATGCCACAGTTGgcaccaacaccaacaccaccatccccaacaacaataacaacaacagcagtAATGGTAGCGGGAATGGTAATAGCAATGGCCCTAACATGACCAATTCGGTCACGGCCAATTCCACCGGCCATGAAGAGTGTATGGAAGTGACGATCTTCGATGAGAATTATGATAACAACCGTCTTCCTGATGTCGTCGCTGAAAGTAAAATCTACGGAGTGTTGGACGAGGAGGAGCCAACGGAATCTTACTGTGCCATAACCATTCAAGTTTTCATACCATTCCTGATAGCTGGCCTTGGCATGGTTGGAGCGGGATTGGTCCTCGATTTGGTCCAA CACTGGGTTGTGTTTGATAAAGTGAACGAACTGATGATCCTGGTGCCAGCACTTTTAGGTCTAAAAGGTAATCTAGAAATGACTTTGGCGTCTCGTCTCTCTACACAAGCGAATCTTGGACACATGGACACGCCTAAACAACAGTGGTACATGATCGTTGGGAATCTCGTTTTGATACAA TGTCAAGCTATAGTCGTTGGTTTTCTGGGCTCAGTCGTGGCAATTGTTATGGGTGCTTTCCGAAATGGTACAGTTTCGTTGGATCATGCGTATCTCTTATGTGCTAGCAGCCTGGTAACAGCATCCTTGGCTTCCTTCGTTCTCGGTTTGATAACCGCTGGCGTGATAGTCTTCTCACGTCACTGTCACATCAATCCTGACAATGTAGCAACGCCGATAGCTGCTAGTCTTGGTGACATCACGTCTTTAGCCCTTCTATCATGGATCTCAACGATCCtttacgaatcgatcgataaacagGATTGGCTGGCACCACTCGTTATTGCATGCTACGTTCTTGTAACACCGCTTTGGGTTTGGATTgccaaaagaaacaaatataccAACGATGTGCTCTATTCTGGATGGACACCTGTCATGGTCGCCATGTTGATCAGCag TTGCGGTGGTTTGATTCTCGAGTTCATGGTCTCACGCTTCGAAAATCTCACGGTTTTTCAACCTGTGATCAATGGAGTTGGTGGAAATCTTGTTGCTGTACAAGCTAGTAGAATATCAACGGCTCTTCACAAGCAAGCCGAACTAGGAACGCTTTTGATACCACCAGGTCAAACTCATCCTGTCATTTTCATTACACCAATAGCTAATTTCTTCGGCAAAG GTATACACGCAAGAACAACAAGAGTATTGATGTCTATGGTGATACCCGGtcacattattttcatttatctaattaattacatgAAAGACGGTAATGCATCGTTAACGCCTCTATTCGTTTTCGTATATCTTTGCGCTGCTGTATTACAAGTGGCTGCACTTTTGTATATCGCCTATATAATGATCCATTGGatgtggaaaagaaaaatagatccTGATAATTCGGCTATACCTTATTTAACTGCTATGGGTGATCTACTTGGCATCAGTTTACTTGCGATCgcctttcaatttttatatctcgttGGTGATCAGGATTATGGTGATCAGATGAAGCCCTGA
- the LOC127070436 gene encoding solute carrier family 41 member 1-like isoform X4, whose product MTPTDGRSRATSESNATVGTNTNTTIPNNNNNNSSNGSGNGNSNGPNMTNSVTANSTGHEECMEVTIFDENYDNNRLPDVVAESKIYGVLDEEEPTESYCAITIQVFIPFLIAGLGMVGAGLVLDLVQHWVVFDKVNELMILVPALLGLKGNLEMTLASRLSTQANLGHMDTPKQQWYMIVGNLVLIQCQAIVVGFLGSVVAIVMGAFRNGTVSLDHAYLLCASSLVTASLASFVLGLITAGVIVFSRHCHINPDNVATPIAASLGDITSLALLSWISTILYESIDKQDWLAPLVIACYVLVTPLWVWIAKRNKYTNDVLYSGWTPVMVAMLISSCGGLILEFMVSRFENLTVFQPVINGVGGNLVAVQASRISTALHKQAELGTLLIPPGQTHPVIFITPIANFFGKGIHARTTRVLMSMVIPGHIIFIYLINYMKDGNASLTPLFVFVYLCAAVLQVAALLYIAYIMIHWMWKRKIDPDNSAIPYLTAMGDLLGISLLAIAFQFLYLVGDQDYGDQMKP is encoded by the exons ATGACACCAACCGATGGCCGATCACGCGCAACTTCTGAATCGAATGCCACAGTTGgcaccaacaccaacaccaccatccccaacaacaataacaacaacagcagtAATGGTAGCGGGAATGGTAATAGCAATGGCCCTAACATGACCAATTCGGTCACGGCCAATTCCACCGGCCATGAAGAGTGTATGGAAGTGACGATCTTCGATGAGAATTATGATAACAACCGTCTTCCTGATGTCGTCGCTGAAAGTAAAATCTACGGAGTGTTGGACGAGGAGGAGCCAACGGAATCTTACTGTGCCATAACCATTCAAGTTTTCATACCATTCCTGATAGCTGGCCTTGGCATGGTTGGAGCGGGATTGGTCCTCGATTTGGTCCAA CACTGGGTTGTGTTTGATAAAGTGAACGAACTGATGATCCTGGTGCCAGCACTTTTAGGTCTAAAAGGTAATCTAGAAATGACTTTGGCGTCTCGTCTCTCTACACAAGCGAATCTTGGACACATGGACACGCCTAAACAACAGTGGTACATGATCGTTGGGAATCTCGTTTTGATACAA TGTCAAGCTATAGTCGTTGGTTTTCTGGGCTCAGTCGTGGCAATTGTTATGGGTGCTTTCCGAAATGGTACAGTTTCGTTGGATCATGCGTATCTCTTATGTGCTAGCAGCCTGGTAACAGCATCCTTGGCTTCCTTCGTTCTCGGTTTGATAACCGCTGGCGTGATAGTCTTCTCACGTCACTGTCACATCAATCCTGACAATGTAGCAACGCCGATAGCTGCTAGTCTTGGTGACATCACGTCTTTAGCCCTTCTATCATGGATCTCAACGATCCtttacgaatcgatcgataaacagGATTGGCTGGCACCACTCGTTATTGCATGCTACGTTCTTGTAACACCGCTTTGGGTTTGGATTgccaaaagaaacaaatataccAACGATGTGCTCTATTCTGGATGGACACCTGTCATGGTCGCCATGTTGATCAGCag TTGCGGTGGTTTGATTCTCGAGTTCATGGTCTCACGCTTCGAAAATCTCACGGTTTTTCAACCTGTGATCAATGGAGTTGGTGGAAATCTTGTTGCTGTACAAGCTAGTAGAATATCAACGGCTCTTCACAAGCAAGCCGAACTAGGAACGCTTTTGATACCACCAGGTCAAACTCATCCTGTCATTTTCATTACACCAATAGCTAATTTCTTCGGCAAAG GTATACACGCAAGAACAACAAGAGTATTGATGTCTATGGTGATACCCGGtcacattattttcatttatctaattaattacatgAAAGACGGTAATGCATCGTTAACGCCTCTATTCGTTTTCGTATATCTTTGCGCTGCTGTATTACAAGTGGCTGCACTTTTGTATATCGCCTATATAATGATCCATTGGatgtggaaaagaaaaatagatccTGATAATTCGGCTATACCTTATTTAACTGCTATGGGTGATCTACTTGGCATCAGTTTACTTGCGATCgcctttcaatttttatatctcgttGGTGATCAGGATTATGGTGATCAGATGAAGCCCTGA
- the LOC127070437 gene encoding solute carrier family 41 member 1-like yields MSHVELRKRDLRKNNVRRKSIEGNFGFQKMVGLGSEELLGSDIADIAMELEINSDDESEESDKQRLIRSSITNEAVNNHIKKLTTQKVQVTTEDDNVWSISIQMFIPFLLAGFGMVAASLLLDVVQHWPVYQIVSEVYILVPALLGLKGNLEMTLASRLSTQANLGHMDTKKQQWTLIVGNLALIQCQAMVVGLLASLAAVVLGWVPEAHFDMHHGLLLCASALVTASVASFFLGLVMVAVILFSRHMNINPDNVATPIAASLGDLTTLALLSWIASILYHSIDNAPWIAPTLIFFCIVATPIWGYVAAKNPFTKEVLDYGWTPVISAMLISSLGGLILDYTISSYKGIAVFQLVINGVGGNLVAVQASRISTSLHKDFRAGSQIAPTICISPFHAFFAKGGHARTARVLLMMVIPGHLIFSYTISYLQAGHTSFTPIFIVAYLTVALLQVVLLLYIAQLMVVWMWTRGMDPDSSAIPYLTAAGDLIGTALLGIAFHILYAIGDGDSDVGD; encoded by the exons ATGAGTCATGTCGAGCTTCGAAAACGAGATTTACGAAAAAACAACGTTCGTCGTAAAAGTATAGAAGGAAATTTTGGATTCCAAAAAATGGTTGGCCTAGGTAGCGAAGAATTACTTGGTTCCGATATTGCCGATATCGCTATGGAATTGGAGATTAATTCTGACGATGAAAGCGAGGAAAGCGATAAGCAAAGATTAATACGATCTTCTATCACGAACGAAGCtgttaataatcatataaaaaagttaaCCACTCAGAAAGTTCAAGTTACAACAGAGGATGACAACGTTTGGTCCATATCTATTCAAATGTTTATACCGTTCCTACTTGCTGGTTTTGGTATGGTCGCAGCTAGCCTTCTATTAGATGTTGTTCAA CACTGGCCCGTCTATCAAATTGTTTCAGAAGTGTATATATTAGTCCCAGCATTGTTAGGTTTGAAAGGAAATTTGGAGATGACATTGGCCTCGCGCTTGTCCACTCAGGCCAATTTAGGTCATATGGATACGAAGAAACAACAATGGACACTGATCGTTGGAAATTTGGCTTTGATACAATGTCAAGCCATGGTGGTAGGCCTTTTGGCATCATTGGCTGCTGTTGTACTTGGTTGGGTTCCAGAAGCGCATTTCGATATGCATCATGGACTTTTATTATGCGCTAGTGCCTTGGTTACTGCTTCTGTAGCGAGCTTCTTTTTGGGACTTGTAATGGTCGCAGTAATATTATTCTCAAGACACATGAACATTAATCCTGATAACGTGGCTACGCCAATTGCAGCTTCTCTAGGAGATCTAACCACTCTAGCTCTCCTGTCATGGATCGCTTCTATCTTGTATCATTCGATAG ATAATGCTCCATGGATAGCACcaactttaatatttttctgcaTCGTGGCAACGCCTATTTGGGGTTACGTCGCAGCAAAAAATCCATTTACTAAAGAAGTATTGGATTATGGCTGGACCCCTGTGATATCTGCTATGCTTATTAGCAG CTTAGGTGGTCTGATATTAGATTACACGATATCCAGCTATAAAGGGATAGCTGTTTTTCAATTAGTTATAAATGGAGTCGGAGGGAACCTCGTTGCCGTCCAAGCTAGTAGAATTTCTACATCGTTACATAAAGATTTTCGAGCGGGCAGCCAAATTGCGCCTACTATTTGTATAAGTCCGTTTCATGCGTTTTTTGCTAAAg GAGGACATGCTAGGACTGCTAGAGTTCTATTAATGATGGTTATACCTGGCCATTTGATATTTAGTTATACCATAAGTTATCTACAAGCTGGCCATACATCTTTTACACCTATATTTATTGTCGCGTACTTGACGGTTGCATTGTTGcag gtagttttattattgtacATTGCTCAACTAATGGTAGTTTGGATGTGGACAAGAGGTATGGATCCTGATAGTTCAGCGATTCCATACTTGACTGCTGCAGGTGATCTGATAGGAACTGCACTCCTTGGAATCGCTTTTCATATACTTTATGCTATCGGAGATGGTGATTCGGACGTAGGAGACTGA